One stretch of Armigeres subalbatus isolate Guangzhou_Male chromosome 2, GZ_Asu_2, whole genome shotgun sequence DNA includes these proteins:
- the LOC134213855 gene encoding U5 small nuclear ribonucleoprotein 40 kDa protein isoform X1 — protein MSLVAQKRPSDALVPVSQNKKSRSDLMTYTAKDKQLMEQNQDVERTSNLLAPIMLLEGHGGEIFSTEFHPEGQHLVSTGFDRQIFLWNVYGECENVGMMSGHTGSVMEVHFSPDGSNLYSCSTDKIVAVWDVPTCTRIRKLKGHSHFVNSCSGARRGPNLIVSGADDSTIKVWDARKKHVLHTFDNGYQVTAVCFSDTSEQIISGGIDNEIKVWDIRKKEVIYRLRGHTDTITGLSLSPDGSYILSNSMDNTLRIWDVRPYAPPERCVKVLNGHQHNFEKNLLRCAWSPDGSRISSGSADRFVYIWDTTSRRILYKLPGHNGSVNDVDFHPNEPVVVSASSDKTLYLGEVEY, from the exons ATGTCGTTGGTCGCCCAAAAGCGTCCATCGGACGCTCTTGTCCCTGTTTCCCAGAATAAGAAATCCAGATCGGATCTAATGACTTATACGGCAAAGGATAAACAGTTGATGGAACAAAAC CAGGATGTTGAAAGAACTTCCAATTTACTTGCACCAATTATGCTGCTGGAAGGCCACGGGGGGGAAATATTCTCCACCGAATTTCATCCCGAAGGACAACACCTAGTGTCGACGGGATTCGACCGACAAATCTTCCTCTGGAACGTTTACGGTGAATGCGAGAATGTCGGAATGATGTCGGGCCATACCGGATCCGTGATGGAGGTACACTTTTCgccagatggaagcaatttGTATAGCTGCAGTACGGACAAGATAGTAGCGGTTTGGGACGTGCCCACTTGTACCAGGATTCGGAAACTGAAGGGGCATTCCCACTTTGTGAATAGTTGCAGCGGTGCACGTCGTGGCCCAAACCTGATTGTGTCCGGAGCGGATGATTCCACCATCAAAGTCTGGGATGCAAGGAAGAAACACGTGCTGCACACTTTCGATAATGGCTACCAGGTCACGGCAGTTTGCTTCAGCGATACATCCGAGCAAATTATTTCCGGGGGCATTGACAACGAAATCAAAGTTTGGGAcattaggaagaaggaagtcaTCTATCGTTTAAGAGGACATACGGACACCATTACGGGCTTGTCACTGTCCCCGGATGGTTCTTACATACTGAGCAACTCCATGGACAATACGCTTCGCATTTGGGACGTCAGGCCATATGCACCACCCGAGAGGTGTGTTAAGGTCCTTAATGGCCACCAGCATAACTTTGAGAAAAATCTACTCAGATGCGCGTGGTCTCCGGATGGATCAAGGATTAGCAGTGGCTCTGCAGATCGATTTGTTTACATATGGGATACAACATCCAGACGAATTCTCTACAAGCTGCCGGGACACAACGGATCCGTAAACGACGTTGATTTTCATCCAAATGAACCCGTCGTCGTTTCCGCATCAAGTGATAAAACTTTGTATTTGGGAGAAGTCGAATACTAA
- the LOC134213856 gene encoding ubiquitin thioesterase otubain-like, translating to MSTSDSADTTSSSSASSNQKQPQEENQDELIIKQQREIEQEIAYSTPLVSESQVVNSLNSEYLDDPVYIAKVKDLASKYRAIRRTRPDGNCFFRAFAYAYLEYLVRNKNEFSKFYEYAAKSRERLTAAGFPRFTIEDFYETFMEVINKVKPEGDDTSGAVAELHKLFNEQGYSDYVVVYLRLITSSHLQEKADFYQNFIDGNYTIQEFCHQEVEPMYKESDHIHIIAICSALDAGVRVEYMDRGDGNQVIAHEFPDGCKPNVFLLYRPGHYDILYPNEAQ from the exons GCAGCAGCGCAAGCAGCAATCAGAAGCAGCCTCAGGAGGAAAACCAGGACGAACTCATTATCAAACAACAAAGGGAAATAGAACAAGAG ATAGCTTACTCTACTCCATTGGTTAGCGAGTCACAGGTGGTCAACAGTTTGAACTCGGAATATTTGGATGACCCTGTTTACATCGCCAAGGTTAAGGATCTGGCCTCCAAGTATCGGGCAATTAGACGTACGCGCCCGGATGGAAACTGCTTCTTCCGAGCATTTGCTTATGCGTATCTTGAGTACTTGGTACGCAACAAGAATGAGTTTAGTAAATTCTACGAATATGCGGCTAAGTCTCGAGAAAGATTGACCGCAGCCGGGTTTCCTAGATTTACCATCGAGGATTTCTATGAGACTTTCATGGAAGTGATTAATAAGGTAAAACCCGAAGGTGACGACACTTCTGGTGCAGTTGCCGAATTGCATAAGCTATTTAACGAACAGGGATATTCTGATTACGTGGTGGTATATCTCCGCTTAATAACTTCGAGCCACCTGCAGGAGAAAGCGgatttttaccagaattttattGACGGAAATTATACCATTCAGGAGTTTTGTCATCAAGAAGTTGAACCCATGTACAAGGAGTCAGATCACATTCACATCATTGCCATTTGCTCGGCGCTTGATGCAGGAGTCCGTGTGGAGTATATGGACCGAGGCGACGGAAATCAAGTAATTGCTCATGAGTTCCCGGACGGTTGTAAGCCGAATGTTTTTCTGCTGTACCGCCCTGGACATTATGACATTCTGTACCCGAACGAGGCACAGTAA
- the LOC134213855 gene encoding U5 small nuclear ribonucleoprotein 40 kDa protein isoform X2 has product MSLVAQKRPSDALVPVSQNKKSRSDLMTYTAKDKQLMEQNDVERTSNLLAPIMLLEGHGGEIFSTEFHPEGQHLVSTGFDRQIFLWNVYGECENVGMMSGHTGSVMEVHFSPDGSNLYSCSTDKIVAVWDVPTCTRIRKLKGHSHFVNSCSGARRGPNLIVSGADDSTIKVWDARKKHVLHTFDNGYQVTAVCFSDTSEQIISGGIDNEIKVWDIRKKEVIYRLRGHTDTITGLSLSPDGSYILSNSMDNTLRIWDVRPYAPPERCVKVLNGHQHNFEKNLLRCAWSPDGSRISSGSADRFVYIWDTTSRRILYKLPGHNGSVNDVDFHPNEPVVVSASSDKTLYLGEVEY; this is encoded by the exons ATGTCGTTGGTCGCCCAAAAGCGTCCATCGGACGCTCTTGTCCCTGTTTCCCAGAATAAGAAATCCAGATCGGATCTAATGACTTATACGGCAAAGGATAAACAGTTGATGGAACAAAAC GATGTTGAAAGAACTTCCAATTTACTTGCACCAATTATGCTGCTGGAAGGCCACGGGGGGGAAATATTCTCCACCGAATTTCATCCCGAAGGACAACACCTAGTGTCGACGGGATTCGACCGACAAATCTTCCTCTGGAACGTTTACGGTGAATGCGAGAATGTCGGAATGATGTCGGGCCATACCGGATCCGTGATGGAGGTACACTTTTCgccagatggaagcaatttGTATAGCTGCAGTACGGACAAGATAGTAGCGGTTTGGGACGTGCCCACTTGTACCAGGATTCGGAAACTGAAGGGGCATTCCCACTTTGTGAATAGTTGCAGCGGTGCACGTCGTGGCCCAAACCTGATTGTGTCCGGAGCGGATGATTCCACCATCAAAGTCTGGGATGCAAGGAAGAAACACGTGCTGCACACTTTCGATAATGGCTACCAGGTCACGGCAGTTTGCTTCAGCGATACATCCGAGCAAATTATTTCCGGGGGCATTGACAACGAAATCAAAGTTTGGGAcattaggaagaaggaagtcaTCTATCGTTTAAGAGGACATACGGACACCATTACGGGCTTGTCACTGTCCCCGGATGGTTCTTACATACTGAGCAACTCCATGGACAATACGCTTCGCATTTGGGACGTCAGGCCATATGCACCACCCGAGAGGTGTGTTAAGGTCCTTAATGGCCACCAGCATAACTTTGAGAAAAATCTACTCAGATGCGCGTGGTCTCCGGATGGATCAAGGATTAGCAGTGGCTCTGCAGATCGATTTGTTTACATATGGGATACAACATCCAGACGAATTCTCTACAAGCTGCCGGGACACAACGGATCCGTAAACGACGTTGATTTTCATCCAAATGAACCCGTCGTCGTTTCCGCATCAAGTGATAAAACTTTGTATTTGGGAGAAGTCGAATACTAA
- the LOC134210514 gene encoding uncharacterized protein LOC134210514 → MILVKEWTWCAIKEQAEQVPVVNDEISEQALATICLAIRGLSPTLFTTSHQLAEVGFKVDDAWLASLLMKGLPKQYDPMILGMESSGIKLTADIVKAKILQDVKISSETKPGDEVFFSKTKPALKVSNEKSTIKCYRCKKMGHYASQCSGQVVEKKKDKYHKTSGHAAFFAAFNTSQTSKTAVADEDWIFDSGATSHLCRNQDLLTEAENISSSINVANNAVVPVVAKGSVNVSADLGSTTCEISMNEVLCVPDLAVNLLSVLSDN, encoded by the exons ATGATCCTTGTCAAAGAGTGGACCTGGTGTGCAATTAAAGAACAAGCAGAACAAGTACCAGTGGTAAATGATGAAATCTCCGAACAGGCGTTAGCGACCATATGCTTAGCGATTCGA GGTTTATCTCCCACACTGTTTACAACTAGTCATCAGTTGGCAGAGGTCGGATTCAAGGTAGATGACGCTTGGCTGGCCAGCTTATTAATGAAAGGTCTGCCAAAACAATATGATCCGATGATCCTCGGCATGGAGTCATCTGGAATCAAGTTGACCGCGGACATCGTCAAAGCAAAAATATTGCAAGATGTGAAAATATCAAGTGAGACGAAGCCCGGTGATGAAGTGTTCTTTAGTAAAACCAAGCCAGCTCTGAAGGTCAGTAACGAGAAATCAACTATCAAGTGTTATCGATGCAAGAAAATGGGCCATTATGCATCCCAATGTTCAGGTCAAGTCGttgaaaagaagaaagataagTATCACAAAACTAGTGGTCATGCAGCGTTCTTTGCGGCATTTAATACAAGTCAGACGTCTAAAACAGCAGTAGCTGATGAAGATTGGATTTTTGACTCCGGAGCAACTAGTCACTTGTGTAGAAATCAAGATTTACTTACGGAAGCTGAAAACATATCGTCGAGTATCAACGTGGCCAACAATGCTGTGGTACCGGTGGTTGCAAAGGGATCAGTAAACGTATCAGCGGATCTTGGAAGCACAACTTGCGAAATATCGATGAACGAGGTTTTATGCGTACCGGATCTAGCAGTCAACTTGTTATCA GTATTATCGGATAATTGA